From Candidatus Beckwithbacteria bacterium:
CCTTCATGAATTTGTAAAGTAGCTCCGCATTGTGGACATTTTTCAGCTGCTCTACTTTTCATTTTACCAGTTATATCTGGTATTTTTATTTTAGGTTTATTAAGCTGGGTTTTGCTTTTTGATTTGACATTGCCCACATTGAGAACTTGTACTGAACGAGAAGCATCACGATACACCGTAATACCTTTACAGCCTAATTTCCAAGCCAGTTTGTATGCTGAAGCCACATCTTCAACTGAAGCGTCATGGCGTAGATTAATAGTCTTGGAGACTGCGTTATCAACTCCTTTTTGCCAAGCTGACTGCATTTTAATATGATCTTCCCAGGCTAAATCATGAGCGGTGACAAAAATATCCTGGATTCGCTTAGGAATTTCGGAAATGTGCTGAATGGATCCTGCTTCCATAATTTCTTCGACCAAGCCATTATCTGCCAGTTTAATTTTTTGCAGTTGTTTCAGTAAATCTGGATTAATTTCCGGCAGCTTATAACCACCCATTGCTTCTTTGTAAAAAGCTAAAGCAAAATGCGGCTCAATGCCATACGAACAGCCGGCAATCATGGCAATAGAGCCAGTAGGCGCAATGGTAGTAATGGTGGCATTGCGTTGAGGTTTAAGCTTTTTCGAAGCTAAAGCACTGCCTTTCCAATTGGGAAAAGCGCCTTTTTCTTGAGCTAGTTTTTGAGAGGTTTTGACGCCTTCTTCGTGAATAAATGCAGAAATTTTCTCAGCTAGTTTTAACGCTTCAGAACTGTTGTATGGGATTTCCAGACGAACCAGTAAGTCAGCCCAACCCATAACCCCTAAGCCAATTTTACGGTTAGCTTTAACTACATCATCAATTTTTTTGAGTGGATAGGTACAAATAGCTACTACATCATCCAGCATCCGCACAGCAGTTTGTACAGTTTGGCTTAACTTATCCCAATCAACTTCTACATTTGAGTGAGAATGCAAATTGGTATTTTTAGGGAGTTTAATAGTTCGAGATGGTTTTTCTTTAGGTCGGTATTTTAAGTGAGCAGCTAAGTTGATACTGCCTAAATTGCAAGCCTCATAAGGTAGTAATGGTTGCTCGCCACACAGATTGACTGATTCGATCGGTCCAACTTGAGGTGTGGGATTATCCTGATTGATTTTGTCTAAAAAGACCATGCCCGGATCACCATTTTTCCAAGCCATAGTTGTAGCCAGATCAAAAATTGAGCGGGCATCAACTTGATTGACTACTTCACCATCACGGGGGTTAATCAGATCCCAAACCTTATCTTTTTCCACCGCTTGCATAAATTTAGAAGTTACTCCCAAAGAAAAATTGATATGCGGCAAAGCACTTTCCTCTTCTTTACAAGTTAAAAATTCAAAAATATCAGGATGAGAAACCGGCATCACGATCATATTACCTGATCGCCGACCCCCAGCTTGCAAGAGCATATCAGAAGCATGATTTAAAATGTGCATAACTGCCACTGGTCCGGCTGCCCGGCCAGTTGTAGTCGCCACTTTATCACCTTTGGGCCTAATCCGGCCCAAGGAAAAACCCACTCCCCCACCATTTTTTTTCAAAATTGAAGATTCTTTAACCACTTCAAAAATCCCTTCTACACTATCCGGCATGGGCAAGACAAAACAGTTAGCTAGTTGGTTATTGATCGTGCCAGCATTAGCTAGCGTCCGTCCACCTGGCAAAAAGCGCATTTGGGTCATGAGCTCAAAAAAGGCTTGTTGATGTTCTTTGCGCGTTTTAGCTGGTTCAGCTTTAGCCAAAGCTTTAGCCACCCGCTCAAACATTTCTTTAGGAGTTTCGATAATATTGCCGTCGTCGTCACGTTGCAGATATTTATTGCTGATTACTACTAATTGGTTGTAAGACAAACCTAGATCATTGGTCACTCCCAAACCTCGACCAGCTCGAGCTTCCTGGCGCTGGCGTTCGCGGGCAATAATGTAGGCTTTAGCAATATCGTAGTAGCTATGTTCTATTAAGGTTCGTTCCACGCAATCACCGATATCATCACTACCAATCACGGTTTCTTTGCTATATTTACTTTTTAAATCTTTACCAACTAATTTAGCAACTTTATCAGCCAAAACCTCATCAATTTTACTGATGTTTTCTTGAGCTCTAATAATGGAACGAACGATTTTACCTTGAGAAAATGGTTGAAGATTACCTGATCGTTTTGAGACTTGCCACATGATTTTCCTTACTTAAAAATTAGTTGAGAAACGAGTGTTACTTTTATACTACTTTGACTGACCCAAATTCAAGACTTGAAATTTTATTTTTGCTTTCTGTTTTATCTTTGTCCACTTTT
This genomic window contains:
- a CDS encoding adenosylcobalamin-dependent ribonucleoside-diphosphate reductase, whose product is MWQVSKRSGNLQPFSQGKIVRSIIRAQENISKIDEVLADKVAKLVGKDLKSKYSKETVIGSDDIGDCVERTLIEHSYYDIAKAYIIARERQRQEARAGRGLGVTNDLGLSYNQLVVISNKYLQRDDDGNIIETPKEMFERVAKALAKAEPAKTRKEHQQAFFELMTQMRFLPGGRTLANAGTINNQLANCFVLPMPDSVEGIFEVVKESSILKKNGGGVGFSLGRIRPKGDKVATTTGRAAGPVAVMHILNHASDMLLQAGGRRSGNMIVMPVSHPDIFEFLTCKEEESALPHINFSLGVTSKFMQAVEKDKVWDLINPRDGEVVNQVDARSIFDLATTMAWKNGDPGMVFLDKINQDNPTPQVGPIESVNLCGEQPLLPYEACNLGSINLAAHLKYRPKEKPSRTIKLPKNTNLHSHSNVEVDWDKLSQTVQTAVRMLDDVVAICTYPLKKIDDVVKANRKIGLGVMGWADLLVRLEIPYNSSEALKLAEKISAFIHEEGVKTSQKLAQEKGAFPNWKGSALASKKLKPQRNATITTIAPTGSIAMIAGCSYGIEPHFALAFYKEAMGGYKLPEINPDLLKQLQKIKLADNGLVEEIMEAGSIQHISEIPKRIQDIFVTAHDLAWEDHIKMQSAWQKGVDNAVSKTINLRHDASVEDVASAYKLAWKLGCKGITVYRDASRSVQVLNVGNVKSKSKTQLNKPKIKIPDITGKMKSRAAEKCPQCGATLQIHEGCKTCPSCAFSACSL